The Xanthobacter flavus genome includes a window with the following:
- the phnD gene encoding phosphonate ABC transporter substrate-binding protein yields the protein MLNRRSLIAAAAALVMSAGTAAAQDWKAKYPELVFAVIPAENASGVTDRYQPLMDYLSKELGTKVTLRVANDYAAVIEGQRAGNIQIASYGPSSFARALMTGAKIDAFAIEVNLDGTKGYHSVLYVKADSPYKSIEDLKGKNLCLVDPNSTSGNNVPRFALNKMGVKPDDFFGKVVYAGSHENAVIAVQQGTCDAAFNWWNDAQESNLKRMERKGMAKYDDFRIIFTSDQIVNSPFAYLSDLPADLKAKIRDAFFSIQTKDKAAFDRIYEGKQQPWQPIDNEAYVQIIELNKFVDELRKKKS from the coding sequence ATGCTGAACCGTCGTAGCCTGATCGCGGCCGCCGCCGCGCTCGTGATGTCCGCTGGCACCGCCGCAGCGCAGGACTGGAAGGCGAAGTATCCCGAGCTGGTGTTCGCGGTGATCCCGGCCGAGAACGCCTCGGGCGTGACCGACCGCTACCAGCCGCTCATGGACTATCTCTCCAAGGAGCTCGGCACCAAGGTGACACTGCGCGTCGCCAACGACTACGCGGCCGTCATCGAGGGCCAGCGCGCCGGCAACATCCAGATCGCCTCCTACGGCCCCTCGTCCTTCGCCCGCGCGCTGATGACCGGCGCCAAGATCGACGCCTTCGCCATCGAGGTGAATCTCGACGGCACCAAGGGCTATCACTCGGTGCTCTATGTGAAGGCCGACAGCCCCTACAAGTCCATCGAGGACCTGAAGGGCAAGAACCTCTGCCTGGTCGATCCCAACTCCACCTCCGGCAATAACGTGCCGCGCTTCGCCCTGAACAAGATGGGCGTCAAGCCCGACGACTTCTTCGGCAAGGTGGTCTACGCCGGCTCGCACGAGAACGCCGTCATCGCCGTGCAGCAGGGCACCTGCGACGCCGCCTTCAACTGGTGGAACGACGCGCAGGAATCCAACCTCAAGCGCATGGAGCGCAAGGGGATGGCGAAGTACGACGACTTCCGCATCATCTTCACGTCCGACCAGATCGTGAACTCGCCCTTCGCCTATCTCTCGGACCTGCCGGCCGACCTGAAGGCCAAGATCCGCGACGCCTTCTTCTCGATCCAGACCAAGGACAAGGCCGCCTTCGACCGCATCTATGAAGGCAAGCAGCAGCCCTGGCAGCCCATCGACAACGAGGCCTATGTGCAGATCATCGAGCTGAACAAGTTCGTCGACGAGCTGCGCAAGAAGAAGAGCTGA
- the phnE gene encoding phosphonate ABC transporter, permease protein PhnE produces the protein MSHAITRLPDEQIAPLIAHYDAAVQARRRHTLIVAGVIAVCIVLAAWMGEVKPAVFFAHADRLPNYFWSITPVLRWDTLGADLAEWYWNLDHWLKLLADTILIAYLGTLMGAIGGFCLCFLASANLVRSPWIRLGARRFLEFCRTVPELVFALLFVVAFGLGPLPGVLALAIHTMGALGKLFAEVVENIDMKPVEGATASGASWLTTVRFAVVPQVLSNFASYGLLRFEVNVREASIMGFVGAGGIGQDLVEAIRKFYYSDVSAILLLIIATVMVIDLVTEQVRHRLLGFGAQR, from the coding sequence TTGTCCCACGCCATCACCCGGCTGCCCGACGAGCAGATCGCTCCGCTGATCGCCCATTACGATGCGGCGGTGCAGGCGCGGCGGCGGCATACGCTGATCGTCGCCGGCGTGATCGCCGTGTGCATCGTGCTCGCCGCCTGGATGGGCGAGGTGAAGCCGGCGGTCTTCTTCGCCCATGCCGACCGGCTGCCCAATTACTTCTGGAGCATCACCCCGGTCCTGCGCTGGGACACCCTCGGCGCCGACCTCGCCGAGTGGTACTGGAACCTCGATCACTGGCTGAAGCTGCTGGCGGATACGATCCTGATCGCCTATCTTGGCACGCTCATGGGGGCCATCGGCGGCTTCTGCCTGTGCTTCCTCGCCAGCGCCAATCTGGTGCGGAGCCCGTGGATCCGGCTCGGCGCGCGGCGCTTTCTCGAATTCTGCCGCACGGTGCCGGAGCTGGTGTTCGCGCTGCTGTTCGTGGTGGCCTTCGGCCTCGGCCCGCTGCCGGGCGTGCTGGCCCTCGCCATCCACACCATGGGCGCGCTGGGCAAATTGTTCGCCGAGGTGGTGGAAAACATCGACATGAAGCCGGTGGAGGGCGCCACCGCCTCCGGCGCGTCCTGGCTCACCACCGTGCGCTTCGCCGTGGTGCCGCAGGTGCTCTCCAACTTCGCCTCCTACGGCCTGCTACGCTTCGAGGTCAACGTGCGGGAGGCCTCCATCATGGGCTTCGTCGGCGCCGGCGGCATCGGGCAGGATCTCGTGGAGGCCATCCGCAAGTTCTATTATTCGGATGTCTCCGCCATCCTCCTCCTCATCATCGCGACGGTGATGGTGATCGATCTCGTCACCGAGCAGGTGCGCCATCGCCTGCTCGGCTTCGGAGCGCAGCGATGA
- the phnE gene encoding phosphonate ABC transporter, permease protein PhnE: MSRARITLSGEERARLAAAHPHLVAPPVDTRVRVGVIIAVFAGIAAFGFWQLGFNFDRLGTGIGQLAHFVTLMMPPDPGTQLPLYIHALGETLAIAFLGTLGGALIAFPFGFLAAKNVIPNIFAHFTVRRVLDTVRGVDRLIWALIYVTVVGLGPFAGILAIATASFAELGKLFSEAVEALDRKPVEGVVSTGGSPVEAVRFGMLPQVLPVLASQLLYYFESNARQSTIVGIVGAGGLGLHLAEQIRVLEWQKVSFLILMMLIMVAVIDFISSRLRFAIIGKSRIG, translated from the coding sequence ATGAGCCGGGCGCGCATCACCCTCTCGGGCGAGGAGCGCGCGCGCCTCGCCGCCGCCCATCCGCACCTTGTCGCGCCGCCCGTCGACACGCGGGTCCGCGTGGGCGTCATCATCGCGGTGTTCGCCGGCATCGCCGCCTTCGGCTTCTGGCAGCTCGGCTTCAATTTCGACCGGCTCGGCACCGGCATCGGGCAGCTCGCCCATTTCGTCACGCTGATGATGCCGCCCGATCCCGGCACCCAGCTGCCGCTCTATATCCACGCGCTGGGCGAGACGCTGGCCATCGCCTTCCTCGGCACGCTGGGCGGGGCACTCATCGCCTTTCCCTTCGGCTTCCTCGCGGCGAAGAACGTCATCCCCAACATCTTCGCCCATTTCACTGTCCGCCGCGTGCTCGACACGGTGCGCGGCGTGGACCGGCTGATCTGGGCGCTGATCTATGTGACGGTGGTGGGCCTCGGCCCGTTCGCCGGCATCCTCGCCATCGCCACCGCGAGCTTCGCCGAGCTGGGCAAGCTGTTCTCCGAGGCCGTGGAGGCGCTGGATCGCAAGCCCGTGGAGGGCGTCGTCTCCACCGGTGGCTCGCCCGTGGAGGCGGTGCGCTTCGGCATGCTGCCGCAGGTGCTGCCGGTGCTGGCGAGCCAGCTGCTCTATTATTTCGAATCCAACGCCCGCCAGTCCACCATCGTCGGCATCGTCGGCGCGGGCGGCCTCGGCCTTCACCTCGCCGAGCAGATCCGCGTGCTGGAATGGCAGAAGGTGTCGTTTCTCATCCTGATGATGCTCATCATGGTGGCGGTGATCGACTTCATCTCCTCCCGCCTGCGCTTCGCCATCATCGGCAAATCCCGCATCGGCTGA